One window of the Balaenoptera ricei isolate mBalRic1 chromosome X, mBalRic1.hap2, whole genome shotgun sequence genome contains the following:
- the TSC22D3 gene encoding TSC22 domain family protein 3 isoform X2 produces the protein MMAFQPPYSPSLFRKRDNASGASVVAIDNKIEQAMDLVKNHLMYAVREEVEILKEQIRELVEKNSQLERENTLLKTLASPEQLEKFQSRLSPEEPAPETPEAPEAPGGSAV, from the exons ATGATGGCATTTCAGCCTCCTTATTCCCCCAGCCTCTTCAGAAAAAGGGACAA TGCCTCCGGAGCCAGCGTGGTGGCCATAGACAACAAGATCGAGCAGGCCATG GATCTGGTGAAGAATCATCTGATGTATGCTGTGAGAGAGGAGGTGGAGATCCTGAAGGAGCAGATCCGGGAGCTGGTGGAGAAGAACTCCCAGCTGGAGCGTGAGAACACTCTCTTGAAGACCTTGGCGAGCCCAGAGCAGCTGGAGAAGTTCCAGTCCCGTCTGAGCCCCGAGGAGCCAGCTCCCGAAACCCCAGAAGCACCTGAGGCCCCCGGTGGTTCTGCGGTGTAA
- the TSC22D3 gene encoding TSC22 domain family protein 3 isoform X1: MNTEMYQTPMEVAVYQLHNFNISFFSSLLGGDVVSVKLDNSASGASVVAIDNKIEQAMDLVKNHLMYAVREEVEILKEQIRELVEKNSQLERENTLLKTLASPEQLEKFQSRLSPEEPAPETPEAPEAPGGSAV; encoded by the exons ATGAATACCGAAATGTATCAGACCCCCATGGAGGTGGCGGTCTACCAGCTGCACAATTTCAAcatctccttcttctcttccctgcTTGGAGGGGATGTGGTTTCCGTTAAGCTGGATAACAG TGCCTCCGGAGCCAGCGTGGTGGCCATAGACAACAAGATCGAGCAGGCCATG GATCTGGTGAAGAATCATCTGATGTATGCTGTGAGAGAGGAGGTGGAGATCCTGAAGGAGCAGATCCGGGAGCTGGTGGAGAAGAACTCCCAGCTGGAGCGTGAGAACACTCTCTTGAAGACCTTGGCGAGCCCAGAGCAGCTGGAGAAGTTCCAGTCCCGTCTGAGCCCCGAGGAGCCAGCTCCCGAAACCCCAGAAGCACCTGAGGCCCCCGGTGGTTCTGCGGTGTAA